Proteins from one Hydrogenophaga sp. SL48 genomic window:
- the glyA gene encoding serine hydroxymethyltransferase, whose product MYDRNILIEQTDPELFKAIQLENARQEHHIELIASENYASPAVMAAQGTQLTNKYAEGYPGKRYYGGCEYVDVAEQLAIDRVKQIFGADAANVQPHCGASANEAVFLAFLKPGDTIMGMSLAEGGHLTHGMALNMSGKWFNVVSYGLNDKEEIDYEAMERKAHETKPKLIIAGASAYSLRIDFERFAKVAKDVGAIFMVDMAHYAGLIAAGVYPNPVPFADVVTSTTHKSLRGPRGGIILMKAEHEKAINSAIFPGLQGGPLMHVIAAKAVAFKEALQPDFKAYQQQVLTNARIVAETLVSRGLRIVSGRTESHVMLVDLRAKGITGKEAEAVLGNAHMTINKNAIPNDPEKPMVTSGVRIGTPAMTTRGFKDEEARLTANLIADVLDNPRDPANIETVRAKVNALTARFPVYK is encoded by the coding sequence ATGTACGACCGCAACATCCTCATCGAGCAAACCGACCCTGAGCTGTTCAAGGCCATCCAGCTGGAAAACGCGCGCCAGGAACACCACATCGAGCTGATCGCGAGTGAAAACTACGCCTCGCCGGCCGTGATGGCTGCCCAGGGCACGCAGCTCACCAACAAGTACGCCGAAGGCTACCCGGGCAAGCGCTACTACGGTGGTTGCGAATACGTGGACGTGGCCGAGCAACTGGCGATCGACCGTGTCAAACAGATCTTTGGCGCCGACGCGGCCAACGTGCAGCCGCATTGCGGCGCATCCGCGAACGAGGCCGTCTTTCTGGCTTTCCTGAAGCCCGGCGATACCATCATGGGCATGAGCCTGGCCGAAGGTGGCCACCTCACCCACGGCATGGCGCTCAATATGAGCGGCAAGTGGTTCAACGTGGTCTCCTACGGTCTCAACGACAAAGAAGAGATCGACTACGAAGCCATGGAGCGCAAGGCACACGAAACCAAGCCCAAGCTCATCATCGCTGGTGCATCGGCCTACAGCCTGCGCATCGACTTCGAGCGCTTTGCCAAGGTGGCGAAAGACGTGGGCGCCATTTTCATGGTCGACATGGCCCACTACGCCGGCCTGATTGCTGCAGGCGTGTACCCCAACCCGGTGCCATTCGCCGACGTGGTGACATCCACCACCCACAAGAGCCTGCGCGGCCCGCGCGGCGGCATCATCCTGATGAAAGCCGAACACGAGAAAGCCATCAACAGCGCCATCTTCCCCGGCCTGCAAGGCGGCCCGCTGATGCATGTGATCGCGGCCAAGGCCGTCGCCTTCAAGGAAGCGCTGCAGCCTGACTTCAAGGCCTATCAACAACAGGTGCTGACCAATGCACGCATCGTTGCCGAAACCCTGGTTTCGCGCGGTCTGCGCATCGTCAGCGGCCGCACCGAGAGCCACGTCATGCTGGTTGATCTGCGCGCCAAAGGCATCACCGGCAAGGAAGCCGAAGCCGTGCTGGGCAACGCCCACATGACAATCAACAAAAACGCCATCCCGAACGATCCGGAAAAACCCATGGTCACCAGCGGTGTGCGCATCGGCACCCCCGCCATGACCACCCGTGGCTTCAAGGACGAAGAAGCCCGCCTGACCGCCAACCTGATTGCCGACGTGCTGGACAATCCGCGCGATCCGGCGAACATCGAGACCGTGCGCGCCAAGGTGAACGCGCTGACCGCCCGCTTCCCGGTCTACAAGTGA
- a CDS encoding peptidylprolyl isomerase, translated as MSRFRKATSGTRRHLLVGSAVVAALLSLSAHAQNPVSAPAPATYPKVRLTTSMGDIVMELYPDKAPKTVDNFLQYVRDKHYDGTVFHRVISNFMVQGGGFDGSYRQKPTRVPVVHEGQAAIERGGPRNVIGTVAMARTNDPNSASSQFFINVKDNAFLDPTPIPPGDPVPRFEYGGRVYENTPRANLLGASQLFGYTVFAKVVSGMDVVNKIKEVPTGSGGPFPTDVPKTQVTILKATLEK; from the coding sequence ATGTCTCGTTTCCGCAAGGCAACCTCGGGCACGCGCCGCCATCTCCTGGTCGGATCGGCGGTGGTGGCCGCATTGCTGTCTTTGTCGGCCCACGCACAAAACCCGGTTTCAGCGCCTGCTCCAGCGACCTATCCGAAAGTGCGCCTGACCACCTCCATGGGCGACATCGTGATGGAGCTGTACCCTGACAAGGCGCCCAAAACCGTCGACAACTTTCTGCAGTACGTGCGCGACAAACACTACGATGGCACGGTCTTTCACCGCGTGATCAGCAACTTCATGGTCCAGGGCGGCGGATTCGACGGCAGCTACAGACAGAAGCCCACCCGCGTTCCCGTGGTCCACGAAGGACAGGCCGCCATCGAACGCGGAGGCCCTCGCAACGTGATCGGCACCGTGGCCATGGCACGCACCAACGACCCGAACTCGGCCTCCTCGCAGTTCTTCATCAACGTGAAGGACAACGCCTTCCTGGACCCAACACCGATTCCCCCTGGCGACCCGGTACCCCGCTTTGAATACGGCGGGCGCGTGTACGAAAACACGCCACGGGCCAACCTGCTGGGCGCAAGCCAGCTGTTCGGCTACACGGTGTTCGCCAAGGTGGTGAGCGGCATGGACGTGGTCAACAAGATCAAGGAAGTGCCCACCGGTTCAGGCGGACCCTTTCCCACCGACGTCCCCAAAACACAAGTCACCATCCTCAAAGCCACTCTGGAGAAATGA
- the nrdR gene encoding transcriptional regulator NrdR: protein MKCPFCGHLETQVVETRVSEDADFIRRRRQCGHCEKRFTTYERPEVSFPAVVKKDGRRVDYVPAKLRASFALALRKRPVSTEQVDAAIERIEEKLLNLGVREIPAARLGEMVMRELKKLDKVAYIRFASVYRSFEDIDEFRALVDEVRR, encoded by the coding sequence ATGAAATGCCCCTTCTGCGGTCATCTGGAAACCCAGGTCGTCGAGACCCGAGTGTCCGAAGACGCGGATTTCATCCGCCGCCGGCGCCAGTGCGGTCACTGCGAAAAGCGCTTCACCACCTACGAACGGCCGGAAGTGAGCTTCCCGGCCGTGGTGAAAAAAGATGGTCGACGCGTTGACTATGTGCCGGCCAAATTGCGTGCCTCGTTTGCGCTGGCGCTGCGCAAACGCCCTGTGAGCACCGAGCAGGTGGACGCCGCCATCGAGCGCATCGAAGAAAAGTTGCTGAACCTGGGCGTCAGGGAGATTCCCGCCGCCCGCCTGGGTGAAATGGTCATGCGCGAACTCAAGAAGCTCGACAAAGTGGCCTATATCCGGTTCGCCAGCGTCTACCGCAGCTTTGAAGACATCGATGAGTTCCGGGCATTGGTGGATGAGGTCCGGCGTTAG
- a CDS encoding DUF349 domain-containing protein: MSLFSLRKNPFQSNTPEPAVNTPAPSKNSSAAQPHPLDAVTGGAFSAPTSGERAARIREWLATEPGLEQMNEVFKELSQRDRGAAKPLKEKLDEHKRQKAQEHIAVEWAQKAESLIAQPRLNLADAMAWQRDAARAGAPLSREPLAGLKASLAERVKAIEDLQHRVQVERESAVLMAQRIEVLSTKPWREAQASATALQADVVEWQRQASGLADDAQWPSVETKFPPMLDASRSQLQLVWDAFEAALAQAVAADADAKAPLPAVPVWADELRLARGEAAAVPAEKAAHDAQAAQERRAKVLSELDRALGVLERELAEGHGKATPKAAADVRAVLKSHSRLIGPELEARAHAALTQAGDLEDWQRWRADQLREELVKKAEALLQAPEGQRIGGRKMQETLRSLRDQWKSTDQGGQANHALWKRFDEACTEAHKVVEAWLTQVRQQADAHKAQRLAIIEELKAWTSAHAGNTDWKAQVRELHAFSERWREAGHLSEKAFAEMQPLWKDAMHAAHAGLDAAQAQSIARRRALIEEATALGAAPQLRIDAVKALQQRWQAEAHAVPLERKQEQKLWEAFRQPIDDAFARKSSEREKAATSLNAHDQRVLEASQAVDAAIASGDAQQIRAAMAALEAALRGQALAAAAAPASEAATRTVAGVVSVAAGPAAVSADESPVADAGESASADEHVEAAAVEALVPAKPAAPPKKIVAVRGDDRPGMKKTEPAGRDDRRGPPGRDSRDGGRGGFGARGEGRDGRGSDRFEREPRGPALPRLGDAAFRAQRNAIEHAEAALRKLAAQAHGEVLTQLMTAWEQRDAAQLPAAQALGSRVNAGTRSAWTQSVSAAAAPAVPADALLRLEMAAEVPTPVEQLDARRMLQLQLLTRRHDAPPAETWAQDVGRVLAGPFEAAAARRLQNTLKVLLKK, encoded by the coding sequence ATGTCGCTGTTCTCCCTGCGCAAGAACCCTTTCCAGTCCAACACCCCCGAGCCCGCTGTGAACACGCCTGCCCCCTCCAAAAATTCTTCCGCTGCTCAGCCACATCCCCTTGATGCGGTGACCGGAGGGGCTTTTTCTGCACCCACATCGGGTGAGCGGGCTGCCCGTATCCGAGAGTGGTTGGCCACCGAGCCAGGGCTGGAGCAGATGAACGAGGTGTTCAAAGAACTGTCCCAGCGCGACCGCGGCGCGGCCAAGCCCCTGAAAGAGAAGCTGGATGAACACAAGCGGCAGAAGGCGCAAGAGCACATCGCGGTGGAATGGGCCCAGAAGGCCGAGAGCCTGATTGCTCAGCCCCGACTGAATCTCGCCGATGCCATGGCCTGGCAGCGAGATGCCGCCAGAGCGGGCGCGCCTTTGTCGCGTGAGCCCCTGGCCGGGCTGAAGGCATCGCTCGCCGAGCGGGTCAAAGCGATTGAGGACCTGCAACACCGGGTGCAAGTGGAGCGTGAGTCTGCGGTGTTGATGGCTCAGCGCATTGAGGTCCTTTCCACCAAGCCGTGGCGTGAAGCCCAGGCGAGCGCGACCGCCTTGCAAGCGGATGTCGTGGAGTGGCAGCGCCAGGCCAGCGGCTTGGCAGACGATGCCCAGTGGCCCAGCGTGGAGACCAAGTTCCCGCCGATGCTCGATGCCTCGCGCAGCCAGCTGCAACTGGTGTGGGACGCTTTTGAAGCCGCCCTGGCCCAGGCCGTGGCGGCTGACGCCGACGCCAAGGCCCCACTGCCCGCCGTGCCCGTGTGGGCCGATGAGCTGCGCCTGGCGCGCGGTGAGGCGGCTGCGGTGCCGGCCGAAAAGGCCGCACACGATGCGCAGGCCGCGCAGGAGCGGCGCGCCAAGGTGTTGTCCGAACTCGACCGCGCCCTGGGCGTGCTGGAGCGCGAACTGGCCGAAGGCCACGGCAAGGCCACGCCCAAGGCCGCGGCCGATGTGCGCGCGGTGCTCAAGTCGCACAGCCGCCTGATCGGTCCCGAACTCGAAGCCCGCGCCCATGCCGCGCTCACGCAGGCCGGCGATCTGGAAGACTGGCAGCGCTGGCGTGCCGACCAGCTGCGCGAAGAGCTGGTCAAGAAAGCCGAAGCCCTGCTGCAGGCGCCTGAAGGCCAGCGCATCGGTGGACGCAAGATGCAGGAGACCCTGCGCAGCCTGCGCGACCAGTGGAAATCCACCGACCAGGGCGGTCAGGCCAACCACGCGTTGTGGAAGCGGTTTGATGAAGCCTGCACCGAAGCCCACAAAGTGGTCGAAGCCTGGCTGACCCAGGTGCGCCAGCAGGCCGATGCGCACAAGGCGCAGCGCCTGGCCATCATCGAAGAACTCAAGGCTTGGACGTCCGCCCACGCCGGCAACACCGACTGGAAAGCCCAGGTGCGCGAGTTGCATGCCTTCTCCGAGCGCTGGCGCGAGGCCGGCCACCTGAGCGAAAAGGCGTTTGCCGAAATGCAGCCGCTCTGGAAAGACGCCATGCACGCGGCGCATGCCGGACTGGATGCTGCGCAGGCGCAGAGCATCGCGCGCCGCCGTGCGCTGATCGAAGAAGCCACCGCCCTGGGCGCTGCGCCGCAGCTGCGCATCGACGCTGTCAAAGCCCTGCAGCAGCGCTGGCAGGCCGAAGCCCACGCTGTGCCGCTGGAGCGCAAACAGGAACAGAAACTGTGGGAAGCCTTCCGTCAGCCGATCGACGATGCCTTTGCCCGCAAGAGCAGCGAACGCGAGAAGGCCGCGACTTCGTTGAACGCGCATGACCAGCGGGTTCTGGAGGCTTCGCAAGCGGTGGATGCCGCCATTGCCAGCGGCGACGCTCAGCAGATCCGTGCAGCGATGGCTGCGCTGGAGGCCGCATTGCGGGGTCAGGCGCTGGCTGCGGCTGCTGCACCGGCCTCCGAAGCGGCAACCCGGACCGTTGCAGGCGTTGTGTCCGTTGCTGCAGGGCCCGCTGCGGTTTCCGCAGACGAGTCGCCTGTGGCTGATGCAGGTGAGTCGGCATCTGCGGACGAACATGTCGAGGCTGCCGCCGTCGAAGCTCTGGTGCCAGCCAAACCCGCCGCGCCACCGAAGAAGATCGTGGCCGTGCGCGGCGACGACCGCCCGGGCATGAAGAAAACCGAGCCCGCTGGTCGGGATGACCGTCGGGGGCCTCCCGGCCGAGACAGCCGTGATGGTGGCCGGGGTGGTTTTGGCGCGCGTGGTGAGGGCCGTGATGGCCGTGGAAGTGACCGCTTCGAGCGTGAGCCCCGTGGCCCGGCCTTGCCTCGCTTGGGCGATGCCGCCTTCCGCGCTCAACGCAATGCCATTGAGCACGCCGAAGCCGCATTGCGCAAACTCGCCGCCCAGGCTCACGGCGAGGTGCTGACCCAGTTGATGACGGCCTGGGAACAACGCGATGCAGCCCAATTGCCTGCCGCACAGGCGCTGGGTTCGCGAGTGAACGCCGGTACCCGCAGTGCCTGGACGCAGAGTGTGTCGGCCGCAGCAGCCCCCGCGGTGCCGGCCGATGCCCTGTTGCGCCTGGAGATGGCAGCCGAGGTGCCCACGCCGGTCGAGCAGCTGGATGCACGCCGCATGCTGCAGCTGCAGCTGCTGACACGTCGTCACGACGCTCCGCCGGCCGAGACCTGGGCGCAAGACGTGGGTCGCGTGCTGGCAGGGCCGTTCGAGGCCGCTGCCGCACGCCGCCTTCAGAACACGCTCAAGGTGCTGTTGAAGAAGTAA
- a CDS encoding transglycosylase SLT domain-containing protein: protein MTTQAFGLSKSNSVASATLRTALSDIYRGFVEFTHNGMALLGCALAVGIIALAARGDLRDSVEQKALDWLLQRQDTGMVIEQPTLEPETVERVAAVTPDQLPRQQANVAHWLSRKYRVAPEPLSALVAEAFTVGEKVRLDPTLILAVMAIESRFNPYAQSPVGAQGLMQVLTRVHSDKYEDFGGQMAAFDPLSNLRVGVKVLQDCIKQAGSIEGGLRLYVGAVTTDGSSYINKVMAEHLRIRSVALGKPMPTSFPVFSAIPAPAPVEPELTLPTQTGFLESVPVEGAIVLPSDPAAANDLSSS, encoded by the coding sequence ATGACAACGCAAGCCTTCGGCCTCTCCAAGAGCAACTCAGTTGCCTCGGCCACCCTCCGCACCGCACTTTCCGACATCTACCGCGGTTTTGTTGAGTTCACTCACAACGGCATGGCGCTGCTCGGCTGCGCACTGGCCGTCGGCATCATTGCTTTGGCCGCTCGCGGCGATCTGCGTGACAGCGTGGAACAAAAGGCCCTGGACTGGCTGCTTCAGCGCCAAGACACAGGCATGGTCATTGAGCAACCAACCCTTGAGCCGGAAACGGTCGAGCGCGTTGCGGCGGTCACCCCTGACCAGCTGCCGAGACAGCAGGCCAATGTGGCTCACTGGCTCAGCCGGAAGTACCGGGTGGCCCCTGAGCCCTTGAGTGCCTTGGTGGCTGAGGCCTTCACGGTGGGTGAAAAGGTTCGCCTGGACCCGACGCTCATCCTGGCCGTCATGGCCATCGAATCACGCTTCAACCCCTACGCCCAGAGCCCCGTGGGTGCTCAGGGTCTGATGCAGGTGCTGACCCGGGTGCACTCGGACAAATACGAGGACTTCGGCGGTCAGATGGCGGCGTTTGACCCCCTTTCCAATCTGCGGGTGGGCGTCAAGGTCTTGCAGGACTGCATCAAGCAGGCCGGTTCCATCGAAGGGGGCCTGCGTTTGTATGTGGGGGCTGTGACCACCGACGGCAGCAGCTACATCAACAAGGTGATGGCCGAACACCTGCGCATCCGGAGCGTGGCGCTGGGGAAACCCATGCCCACCTCATTCCCGGTCTTTTCCGCCATCCCGGCGCCGGCACCGGTCGAGCCCGAGCTCACTCTGCCCACGCAGACCGGTTTTCTGGAGTCGGTGCCGGTGGAAGGGGCCATTGTTCTTCCATCGGATCCCGCTGCCGCGAACGATCTGTCCAGCTCCTGA
- a CDS encoding GspH/FimT family pseudopilin, with translation MKHLPSPIQSSQSGQQGFTLIELLVTVALVAVLATLAFPDFSETVRQWRRDSATRALTTSLQLARSEAIKSSRKLMLCPSSNGTSCTDSTEWRNGWMVFVDDGATDQAYDAGERVVQVTSAQSGIASLVSSAGVTFLQFMPNGLMAAGAAAGATTGQTTLTVTPSGATSATKVNNVSVSTVGRASVATELP, from the coding sequence TTGAAACACCTGCCTTCCCCCATCCAATCGTCTCAATCAGGCCAGCAAGGGTTTACCTTGATCGAGCTGCTTGTGACTGTGGCACTGGTCGCCGTGCTGGCGACGCTGGCCTTCCCTGACTTCAGCGAAACGGTCCGTCAATGGCGACGTGACAGTGCGACCCGCGCCTTGACGACCAGCCTGCAACTCGCCCGATCGGAAGCCATCAAGTCGTCGCGAAAGCTCATGCTCTGCCCCAGCTCCAACGGAACCAGTTGCACCGACAGCACCGAGTGGCGCAACGGATGGATGGTGTTCGTCGATGACGGCGCCACGGATCAAGCCTACGATGCCGGCGAACGAGTCGTCCAGGTGACCTCCGCCCAGAGCGGCATCGCCTCACTGGTGAGTTCGGCAGGGGTGACGTTCCTGCAATTCATGCCCAATGGCCTGATGGCTGCAGGTGCCGCCGCCGGGGCCACCACAGGACAAACCACCCTCACCGTCACCCCCAGCGGTGCAACGTCGGCCACCAAGGTCAACAACGTGAGTGTGTCCACGGTGGGCCGCGCCAGTGTCGCCACCGAGTTGCCGTGA
- the pilV gene encoding type IV pilus modification protein PilV, with product MMSTFTVKKSLLGARVTSAHRQSGSSLLEVLVAILLVSVGLLGVAGLSGATFSYNKVSQMRLTGLALVNDYADRARVNVYGYDRGNYDIAKTDDFESTAVTVLDANLDLDPADATNAATVADALAAADIDQFLRSVRNRLPQGDAVVISTPTAATRNLDVWLIWKEPQAAAADVDDDKGNFSLFDAAKENCPDNLSTSEKLEYSCMYFKVGL from the coding sequence ATGATGTCTACATTCACCGTCAAAAAGTCCCTGTTGGGCGCCAGGGTCACGTCCGCCCACAGGCAGTCCGGGTCCAGCTTGCTGGAAGTGCTGGTCGCCATTCTGCTGGTGTCGGTCGGGCTGCTGGGCGTGGCAGGCCTCTCGGGCGCCACCTTCAGCTACAACAAGGTGTCGCAGATGCGCCTCACCGGCCTGGCGCTCGTGAACGACTACGCCGATCGGGCCCGGGTCAACGTCTATGGCTACGACCGAGGGAACTACGACATCGCCAAAACCGACGACTTCGAGAGCACGGCCGTCACGGTCCTCGACGCCAACCTTGACCTCGACCCGGCTGATGCCACCAATGCCGCCACGGTCGCCGATGCCCTCGCCGCAGCCGATATCGACCAGTTCCTTCGAAGCGTTCGCAACCGGCTTCCCCAGGGCGACGCCGTCGTGATCAGCACACCGACCGCTGCGACCCGGAACCTGGATGTCTGGCTCATCTGGAAAGAGCCGCAAGCCGCCGCAGCGGATGTGGACGACGACAAAGGCAACTTCTCCTTGTTCGATGCGGCAAAAGAGAACTGCCCCGACAACCTCAGTACGTCCGAGAAGCTGGAATACAGCTGCATGTACTTCAAGGTGGGCCTGTGA
- a CDS encoding zinc-dependent peptidase, translated as MVHTLLRSLQSWLPRGIRPTPPIDDLLWRQTVEALPFLTALSSTEQERLRTLCGHFLQEKEFHGAHGLKITDAMALNIAAQACLPLLQIGLPSGESVRDPLQVLDWYSDFVGIVVQPGAAVAQREVTDGVGVVHRYSEVLAGEAMDRGPVMLSWQEVARAAELASQGKNVVIHEFVHKLDMHGIQRGDSPDGAPPLPERFLGRASAAAAREHWRSVMQASYSQFREAVAMAERFGGEAPWLDDYAATHPAEFFAVTCEAYFVSRERFAQDFPALLPLYDGFFRAAR; from the coding sequence ATGGTCCACACCCTGCTTCGCTCACTGCAGTCCTGGCTGCCCCGGGGCATCCGTCCCACGCCACCGATCGATGACCTGCTCTGGCGCCAAACCGTCGAGGCCCTGCCCTTTCTGACGGCACTCTCGTCAACGGAGCAGGAAAGGCTGCGCACCCTGTGCGGTCACTTTCTGCAAGAAAAGGAGTTTCATGGCGCGCACGGACTGAAGATCACCGATGCCATGGCCTTGAACATCGCCGCCCAAGCCTGCCTGCCACTGCTGCAGATTGGCTTGCCCTCCGGGGAGTCGGTGCGAGACCCGCTGCAGGTCCTCGACTGGTACAGCGATTTCGTCGGCATCGTCGTGCAACCCGGCGCCGCCGTGGCACAGCGCGAAGTCACCGACGGGGTGGGCGTGGTGCACCGTTACAGCGAAGTGCTGGCGGGCGAAGCCATGGACCGCGGCCCCGTCATGCTGAGCTGGCAAGAAGTGGCCCGAGCCGCCGAGCTCGCATCCCAAGGCAAGAATGTCGTGATCCATGAGTTCGTCCACAAACTCGACATGCATGGCATCCAGCGCGGCGACAGCCCGGACGGCGCTCCGCCTCTGCCAGAGCGCTTCTTGGGCAGAGCCAGTGCTGCCGCAGCCCGAGAACACTGGCGCAGCGTCATGCAAGCGTCGTACTCACAGTTTCGCGAGGCTGTGGCCATGGCCGAACGATTCGGCGGCGAGGCACCTTGGCTGGATGACTATGCGGCCACCCATCCAGCAGAGTTTTTTGCCGTGACCTGCGAAGCCTACTTCGTCAGCCGTGAGCGATTTGCGCAGGACTTTCCCGCCCTGCTGCCTCTCTACGACGGGTTCTTCAGAGCGGCCCGGTAG
- a CDS encoding peptidylprolyl isomerase translates to MANPQVELHIANFGVITLELDADKAPLSTANFLSYVNKGHYNNTVFHRVIPGFMVQGGGFEPGMNQKPSDAPINNEANNGLRNDLYTVAMARTNDPHSASAQFFINVANNGFLNHTAPSAQGWGYAVFGKVISGSDIVKKIEGVATGRKGFHDDVPKDDVIIEKAVAL, encoded by the coding sequence ATGGCCAACCCCCAAGTCGAACTGCACATCGCCAACTTTGGCGTCATCACACTCGAACTCGACGCCGACAAAGCGCCGCTGTCCACCGCCAACTTTCTGTCGTACGTGAACAAGGGTCACTACAACAACACGGTGTTCCACCGGGTCATCCCGGGGTTCATGGTGCAAGGCGGCGGGTTTGAACCCGGCATGAACCAGAAGCCGTCGGACGCCCCCATCAACAACGAAGCCAACAACGGTCTGCGCAACGACCTCTACACCGTCGCCATGGCCCGCACGAACGACCCGCATTCCGCCAGTGCCCAGTTCTTCATCAACGTGGCCAACAACGGCTTCCTGAACCACACCGCGCCCAGCGCGCAGGGCTGGGGCTATGCCGTGTTCGGCAAGGTGATCTCGGGTTCGGACATCGTGAAGAAGATCGAAGGCGTGGCCACGGGCCGCAAAGGCTTCCACGACGACGTGCCCAAGGACGACGTGATCATCGAAAAGGCCGTCGCGCTCTGA
- a CDS encoding GspH/FimT family pseudopilin, whose protein sequence is MKNSSLATTSPSSGVSLIELMVTTALLAVVLQIAIPEFGKLLAVWQRDMATRSVTDHLVLARSEAIRWSRRVVMCNSSNGLSCSPASDKEWKSGWLVFQDIDINGQFDSNDKLIAQSQGFTGIKSLEGNASRQRFVFLPTGMMASGMATLEVTPRIGTSQKIIVNRIGRIRISQSESTAGS, encoded by the coding sequence ATGAAAAACTCAAGTTTGGCGACAACAAGTCCTTCATCAGGCGTCAGTCTGATTGAGTTGATGGTGACCACCGCCCTGTTGGCGGTTGTGCTGCAGATCGCCATTCCTGAGTTTGGAAAATTGCTCGCCGTCTGGCAGAGAGACATGGCCACACGTTCCGTCACGGACCACTTGGTCCTGGCCCGGTCGGAGGCCATCCGATGGTCTCGCCGGGTGGTCATGTGCAACAGCAGCAATGGGCTCAGCTGCAGCCCTGCGTCTGACAAAGAATGGAAGTCCGGATGGCTGGTTTTTCAAGACATTGACATCAATGGTCAATTCGACTCCAACGACAAGCTGATTGCCCAATCGCAAGGATTCACGGGAATCAAAAGCCTTGAGGGAAATGCATCCAGACAACGTTTTGTATTCCTGCCGACGGGAATGATGGCGTCTGGCATGGCAACACTGGAGGTGACGCCAAGAATCGGGACCAGTCAGAAAATCATCGTCAATCGAATTGGGCGGATCCGAATCAGTCAATCTGAATCAACGGCCGGTTCTTGA
- a CDS encoding UDP-2,3-diacylglucosamine diphosphatase, whose protein sequence is MTNPLTDRFAELRAPAQWQAVDFISDLHLQASDPTTFACWRRFLQRSPVERADALFILGDLFEVWVGDDALDAPADRADPAFWRHCAALLQAHSQHTPVYFMAGNRDFLLGQAGLSSCGMQALPDPTVLDFQGQRWLLSHGDALCLDDTDYMRFRAQVRTPEWQSAFLAQPLAQREAVARGLRQQSEARKRSNAHDPPLWADVDAEAARQWLQRAGAPTLIHGHTHRPASHDLGNGLQRVVLSDWDAAALPPRGEVLRLTASGLQRLPLKTA, encoded by the coding sequence ATGACCAATCCGCTCACCGACCGCTTCGCCGAACTGCGCGCGCCCGCGCAGTGGCAGGCGGTCGATTTCATTTCCGACCTGCACCTGCAGGCGTCCGACCCCACCACCTTCGCCTGCTGGCGGCGGTTTCTACAACGGTCTCCCGTGGAGCGCGCAGACGCCCTGTTCATTCTGGGCGACCTGTTTGAAGTCTGGGTGGGCGACGATGCGCTGGATGCGCCTGCCGACAGGGCTGACCCGGCATTCTGGCGCCATTGCGCTGCCCTGCTTCAAGCCCACAGCCAGCACACCCCGGTGTATTTCATGGCCGGCAACCGCGATTTCCTGCTAGGGCAGGCGGGACTGAGCTCATGCGGCATGCAAGCGCTTCCCGACCCCACGGTGCTGGACTTTCAGGGTCAGCGTTGGCTGCTCAGCCACGGAGATGCCTTGTGTCTGGATGACACCGACTACATGCGATTTAGAGCGCAGGTGCGCACCCCCGAGTGGCAATCCGCTTTTCTCGCGCAGCCGCTGGCACAACGAGAAGCGGTGGCGCGTGGATTGCGCCAGCAAAGCGAGGCGCGCAAACGCAGCAACGCCCACGACCCCCCGTTGTGGGCCGACGTGGACGCCGAGGCCGCGCGCCAGTGGCTGCAGCGCGCTGGAGCGCCAACACTGATCCACGGCCACACCCACCGCCCCGCCAGCCATGATCTGGGCAACGGCCTGCAACGCGTGGTGCTCAGCGACTGGGACGCTGCAGCTCTACCCCCACGTGGCGAAGTGCTCCGGCTCACCGCATCGGGCCTGCAGCGCCTGCCATTGAAGACGGCCTGA